A stretch of Equus przewalskii isolate Varuska chromosome 11, EquPr2, whole genome shotgun sequence DNA encodes these proteins:
- the LOC103542451 gene encoding olfactory receptor 9G4, whose amino-acid sequence MEVGNHTTLTEFILVGFSANPQWQLILFGIFLTLYLITLSGNMTLVILIHINSHLHTPMYFFIGNLSFLDFWYTSVYTPKILAICISEDKRISLAGCGAQLFFSCVVAYTECYLLAVMAYDRHMAICNPLLYSSTMSSSLCTRLVAGSYVGGLLNAIAHTANTFCLSFCDENIIDHFFCDAPPLVKMSCTETHVYEKVLLGVVGFTVLSSILAILISYFNILLAILRIQTASGRYKAFSTCASHLVSVMLFYGSLLFMYSRPSSSYSLEKDKVAALFYTVVNPLLNPLIYSMRNKDVKEAFWKTMQTLRPQR is encoded by the coding sequence ATGGAAGTCGGAAATCACACCACCCTGACTGAATTCATCTTGGTGGGCTTCTCAGCAAACCCCCAGTGGCAACTGATTCTATTTGGAATATTTCTGACACTCTACTTGATAACACTGTCAGGGAACATGACCCTGGTTATCTTAATCCATATTAATTCCCACCTGCACACACCTATGTATTTTTTCATCGGCAATCTGTCATTTTTGGATTTCTGGTACACCTCTGTGTATACTCCTAAAATCCTGGCCATTTGTATCTCAGAAGATAAGCGCATTTCCTTGGCTGGATGTGGAGCCCAGttgttcttttcttgtgttgtcgCCTACACTGAGTGCTATCTCCTAGCAGTCATGGCCTATGACCGCCACATGGCTATCTGTAATCCATTACTTTATTCAAGTACTATGTCCAGTTCTCTCTGTACCAGACTTGTTGCTGGCTCCTATGTAGGAGGGCTCTTGAATGCAATAGCCCATACTGCCAATACTTTCTGTCTGAGTTTCTGTGATGAAAATATCATTGATCACTTCTTCTGTGATGCACCACCATTGGTAAAAATGTCTTGTACAGAAACTCACGTCTATGAAAAAGTCCTTCTGGGTGTGGTGGGATTCACAGTCCTCTCCAGCATTCTTGCCATCCTGATTTCTTATTTCAACATACTTCTGGCTATCCTGAGGATCCAAACAGCCTCAGGAAGGTacaaggccttctccacctgtgcttCTCACCTAGTTTCAGTCATGCTTTTCTATGGATCCTTGCTCTTCATGTATTCAAGGCCAAGTTCCAGCTACTCCCTGGAGAAAGACAAAGTGGCTGCTTTGTTCTACACTGTGGTCAACCCATTGCTCAATCCTCTCATCTATAGCATGAGAAACAAAGACGTCAAAGAGGCCTTCTGGAAAACCATGCAGACCCTAAGGCCACAGAGATGA